TACCTAATAACGCTATTGGTATTTTCATTAGTATGTATTTTGCGAAATTTGTGTGAGGCTCGGAAAAATACGTAGTTGCTGCCGTTTCATTACAACCGACTTAAGCCTTAATAGGGCAAATAGTTTCAATCGTTAATTACTCACTATTAAGTATCAAAAAACGTACATGCCATTATAAACAATATGTATTTTTTCAAATGACTCATAAAAACTCTGTAACATATAGCTTGTCACACATGCGCGAATAGATATTGTTTTTACTATATACTTCTTGCCGGTTTACTTAATATAAATATTAGCAATATAGGTAAAGAATTAAATGAGTTTTAGTGCATGGCTAGGTTTGCTAGCTATCTGTTGTTTGGGAGCGATGTCTCCTGGGCCTAGCTTGGCGATGGTGGTAAGGCATACCCTTGGTGGCGGTAGAACCAAAGGGATTATCTGTGCATGGGCTCACTCTATTGGTATTGGGGTGTATGCACTGGTAACGTTATTAGGGCTTGCCGTGGTGTTGAAGAAGGCGCCAATGGTGTTCAATGCTATAGCGATCATCGGTGCATTGTATTTAGCTTACATGGGCGTCCAAGCACTGCGTTCAAAAGGTGGCATGTCTGATAAGTTAGCTGCAGGTAAGTCGACTGATGCGTTAACGGCTGCACGAGATGGTTTAGCTATTTCGTTATTTAACCCCAAGATTATGTTGTTCTTTTTAGCTCTCTTCAGTCAATTTGTCATGGTGGCAGACAATATGACTGCAAAAGGACTGATTGTATTAACACCGCTGATTGTCGATGGTCTTTGGTATACCTTAATTGCGTTAGTATTGTCGCATTCAGCGGTATTGCCAAAGCTACGTGAAAAAGCCGCACTTATCGATAAACTGTCTGGTGTGGTCTTGATTTTGTTAGCCATAAGAGTGCTGGCGAGCTTATAAGTCTACACGAGTAACAAAAACGCCATCATAACTGATGGCGTTTTTGTTTGTTTTACAGCGTGTTCACTAAGAGTTAAATTGTTGCACTGAATCATCTTTAGCTGGCTCTTCAGCTTTTGGCTGTGATGGATTTTTAATATGATCTTCGATGTTGTCTTTCAACATCTCTTTATATTCGTTACCAAACCACTCTACAGCATTATCTTTCTCAGCGGCTAGATCAGCTGACTTGAGTGATGCTTCAAATGCATTGAAACGCGCTGCGGCAAAACGTAATCCAGTGCCGACTTTACCGACATCCTGTTCTGTTGCTGAAATTTCGTTGGCCAATGCAATGAATTGATCGGCTATTTCAAAAATGGTAGTTTCTTTTTTAGCTTCTGACATTCTGCTTATGCTCTTAGTGATTGATATTCTAAACCCTGATTCTATCGTAAATTAGCACTTAAGAAATCATTAGTTATTAACTATTGGGATCTGAATCGGTAATAACGCTACCATCGCGAGAATCATAGTAGATGGACATAGTCTGTTCTGGAAGGTAGTAAAAGTAGCATTGATCCGGTCCTTGATATACGGCACGATAAACGGCATCTACAGTATCTGCGGAGTTTGAGACAAGTGGGGCATCTTCTAATATGGTTCGCCAAACCGACATGCAGTCGTTGGTGTTATTCAATCGAGGACTGGATTCCAATGGTGGGTAATTCTGAGCCGGAAACCCCCAAAGGTTAATATCTAACTGACCAGATGCGCCACCACCGAACACTTGCAAGTTATCAGCGGGCCCCGAGTTCCCTGCGGCAGCCCATTTTACGTTAGCTAATGTAATACCGCCTTTAAAAGCACCGCCAGTCGCTTCATGTGTTGCTGTCTCGGCATCTTGTCTTAGGTTAATAAATTTTGGCATCGCGATAATAGCGATGATCCCTAAAATGATGATAGCAACAATGAGTTCAATAAGTGTGAAGCCGTGATGACGTTTACTTTTTGTCACGATTAGGTCCATTTTTCAGTACTTTCTCTGAGTTAAGATTAGCTCATTTTAACTGCTTGGATCTGAGTCTACTGTAACTGAACCTAAATTAGAATCGTACCGAATGGATAGATTGGTATTGTCTCTATAGCTGAATGTACAAGTCGCGTTAGTATAAGTCGCTTTGTAATGGGTTTCATTAGTGTTGGCGTTATCAGACACGCTGGGCTCATCACCTTGAAAGAGAACTTCCCACACTGAGATACAGTCTTCGACATTATCAAGTGCAGGTGACGCTTCGTTACCTTGAGAATAGTGCTGTGCAGGCCAACCGTTAGCATTAAAGTCAACCTCGCCATCTTGAGCGGTGCCGAATACGGGTAAGTCTTCAGCAGGGCCGCTGCCAACTTTTACTGCCCATACTGCTCGCGCGAGATCAACCCCAGACTTAAATGCACCGCCCGTGCCCTTAACCATTGATACTTGTGCATCTTCTGAGATATTGACAAATTTCGGTACGGCCACTACAGCCAATATACCTAAAATAATAATGACAACAACGAGCTCTATTAAGGTGAATCCAGATTGGGGTTTAACAGTAGAAGAGTACAACATGTGGCTGGCCATCCTGGGCAAATTTGAACGCGCATTTTAACATCAAAAATACCGAATACCAATCGCTTAACGATAAATTCACGTAATACCAGGGGATAATTGTGATTAACTGCCGTACTCGTTTGATGGCTCTTTAGTCACAAATATGATTATAAATGCCTTAACTGATTGCCAGCGATAATGTGAACTCTTACTATCAATAAAACATTTTAGTGAGCTCTCCGATGACAATTAATTCAACCTGGAAAACCTTCATCCAGGCGCAACAGCAACAAGATTACTATATGGCACTAGAAACCTTTGTTGAGGCTGAGCGAACTGCCGGTAAAGTGATCTTCCCACCTAAAGAACAGATATTATCAGCATTTGAATATACGCCGTTAAATGAGGTTCGAGTCGTTCTGATAGGGCAAGATCCATATCATGGACCCAATCAGGCGCATGGGCTGTGTTTCTCGGTACAAAAAGGGGTAAAAGTGCCACCCTCTTTAGTTAATATGTATAAGGAACTGGCTAGCGATATAGACGGCTTTACGATCCCAGAGCATGGCAACCTGTTACCGTGGGCACAGCAAGGGGTGTTAATGCTAAATACAGTGCTTACGGTCGAGCAGGGTAAAGCGCATTCTCATGCCAAGTCCGGTTGGGAAATGTTCACTCAAAACGTGTTATTGCATCTCAATGAGCAGCCTCAACCTATAATATTTGTGCTTTGGGGGGCTCATGCTAAAAAGAAAGGCAAAGTCATTACCGCAGGGCATCATCAAATCGTTTCTGGCCCACATCCTTCGCCATTATCTGCCTACCGAGGTTTTTTTGGCTGTAAGCATTTCTCTCATGTAAATCAGCTGCTTGAGCAGCAGGGCTCCACAGCGATTAATTGGCAGGTTTAGTTTTCATTACCGGTTGCAATGGCTAGCCCCTAGTCAAATGAGTAGTTTTTTGAGGGGGTAATGATAAATGGTAAAGGCACATCCCAATGTTCGCAAGCCAGCTTAGTCACCAGCTGACAATCATGAGCATAGCCAATGGGGAACGGTTTTCCGCATGTTTGCCAGTTGGCTAAGGTTCTGTCGTAATAGCCGCCGCCCATACCCATTCTGTTGCCTTGGTCATCAAAGGCGACCAGCGGGGTTATCACTACATCCAACTGATGCGGTAAGATCATTTGGGTTATATCTAAGTGTGGCTCCCAAATACCTAAGCTATTTTTCTCAACAGTAGTGTCTTCGTCATAGCGAAGAAAGATAAGATTGCCTGCGGTAAAGGGGTGCAGCCTTGGCAAGTACACATGAATGCCTTGTTGCCAAAGTGTTTTGATTAACACTTGAGTATCCAGTTCGCCGTCATTGGTCAGATATAACGCGACCTTATCTGCCTTCAGTTGTTTGAGTTTTTGCAGTGCTTTTATTGCTGCCGTATTAGCGAAAATAGACTGTTGCACACTGCTTAAGTTGCGGCGAGCAACGCGTATCGCTTGGCGAATGGCTTTTGGCGAGGTGACCGCTGGAGTCTTGGCATGGGACCTAGCTATTTTTTGAGGAGATATCTTGGGCGTCGGTGTCTGGGGCATCGTTGTCGCTAATCCATTTAAGTTCTTATGGAGTCTATCGGCTGTTAATCGGTATCGCAATTGGATTTAGCTGATGCTTCAATTCACGAGTGAGTTAATAGTGAGAGATTACAGGCTACAACGACATAAAAAAGCCCAACACTGTCGGTTGGGCTTTTTTATGATTAACTTGTGGAGTTGCAGGTCTGCCTAATACTCATCTTGCTCAGCGGCATCACTAATTCGCTCTTTACGTTCTTGTTCCTCTTCGAATGCTGCTTGGATCTCTTCCAATACGGCATTGATATCGGCGGTATGTTCGCTCTCAATAAATTCGCCAGTTAATTCACTATCTGCTGACAGATCGCCAGATTCAAATTTTAGCCACATCTCTTGTGCATATTTGGTTTTTAGCACTGAGGGAGCAAACTGGCCATAATATTGGGTCATGTTGTTCACATCACGCAATAACATGCGCTTGGCATTGTTATTTGCTGCAGCATCGACAGCTTGAGGCAGATCGATAATCACTGGGCCTTTATCATCTAGCAGCACATTAAATTCAGACAGGTCGCCATGAATAAGTCCAGCACAAAGCATACGCTGCACATCTTTCATTACTTGATAATGATGGGCAATGGCCATCTCTTCAGTAAGGCTAATATCGTTTAATCTCGGCGCTACGAAGCCGGCGTCATCGGTAACCAGCTCCATCAATAATACGCCGTCAAAACAGCCATAGGGTTGAGGCACTCGCACTCCAGCATCAGCTAGGCGATACAAAGCATCTACTTCGGCATTCTGCCAGGCATTCTCTTGTTCTTGACGGCCGTAATTGGAACCTTTTTCCATCGCACGAGTACGTCGGCTATTGCGGCCTTTACGGCCCTCACGATATTCGACTGCTTTTTTAAAACTACGTTTGTCAGCTTCTTTGTAGATTTTAGCGCAGCGGACATCATCACCACATCTTACGATGTAGACGTCGGCTTCTTTGCCACTCATTAATGGACGAACAACTTCGTCTATTAATCCTTCATCAACCAATGGTTGGAGTCGTTTAGGGGTTTTCATAGTGCCCTTATACCCTACTTAAGCAAGCTATGGAACCAAAGTGCGGATCTTCATCATAAAAGATGCTTTTATGGCGATCTTTTAGCTGTTGTGAGTGCATTGGCGCTTGATGCGTGTGTTGGGCTATTAGATTTAGCAGTGATTAAATGCCTGATGTTTTCATGATTAAGCGCGAGGTCGTTTAAGTCAATTGTAGGGCGTATGCCGATACCTGATACTAGCTTTCCTTGAGGGCTATAGACTAAGGCTGCACTAAAGCTCACCTTTATGCCACTTTGTGTGAGTGAGGCATAGTGGCGTGGGCTTAGACTGCCTCTGGTTCTTTCCCCTATAAGTTGTACGTTTGGCCATGCTGATGCCATCAATGCCAGCCATTCACACTCCTGTTGGCAGCTTGAATCGACTATTAAAACTAATTTTCGTTGCTTAGATTGATTTTCCTCTCTGTTGTTTACTAAGCGACGGACTAGCCATTGGCTAAAGCTTATAGAGTCCTGAATATGGTTATCGAACCCCAATGCTTCTAAGTTAACTTGCTCAAAAAAATGTAGTTCTTTAATTGGAACTATGTTTTTAGTCGAAAATAACTTTGTTGATGAATGAGGATAACGTTTGTATTTCATTAATCCGATAGCGCTACTATATGCCACACTCTGAGGCGCAAATTGGCGTTGTAGCCATTGAGTTAAAGCGGTATCCGGTACGTTTAGGTGTCTGATATCGAGTATAAGATCTTGTTCAGGTTTGCTTAATGCAAGTTGCTCTAAAATATGGGGTGATAATTTAATATTTTCAGGGTAACGAATCACATGCTGTGAGCTAGATGAAGCGGCCATGGCCGCTGCTGTCGGCTGCTGAATATTCTCTTGCTGTTGATTTCTGCTGACTAAAGCAACCTCTCGCTGAGTGTTATCACCCTCTGTATTGGTGAATGTCAAAACGATGCTGTTAGAGGTTGTTAAGCCTATATCTAACCGAAGCTGATTAATGCCGTGTAACCAATGACTCTGCTCCTTGATTGATAACTTGATAGAGTCGGGAATGTACCGCTGCGCAGCTTTCTGCCAGCGTTGCATGGGGAGGCCGTCCATGTGGGTTAAGAAGGGAAACTCTTCATTGAACAGACTATTTTCTGCGGTATACACTAACCAATGTTGACCATCGTAATAGAGCTGGCCTGGAAGCTGTTTTATATCGGTAAGTTGCTTCGCTCGATTGGGCAGACTTATAGAGGTCGCTGGATCATTGAGATAAGAGATCCAACGCTGCAATTTAACTTGAAAATTAACCGCATTACTCGGCTGTAAGTTAGCGCTTAACAGTCGTTGTGCTTGTTGATTAAAAATGTATTTTTGGGCGGGATCGAATGCTGCGAAAGATGACTTTTGATTAATTACGGCTAAAAGTTGGTTAATATCTTGTCGCTGCTGTGCTGGGCTCAGTGTATACGAGGCAGTATGTGGGAAAAAAGACAGTCGAATGAGTTGAGCTGCACTTATGCCCATCATAAGTACAAATAATACGACTATGCTTTTAAAACTGACTGTCATATCGATTCTCGGATATGGCCAGCTTAGCCTTTTCTAGGCTAGGCTGGCATAGCCTCTAACTAATTGACTAAAAAGCATAGTTATAAAATATCGTTGATAGAGATCCCGATACCTATGCGTTGGTTATGTGAATTATAGTCGATAAGACTTTCACCGTAGCCATTAAAGTATTGAGTATAGAGTCTCAGATTGCCCATGATGGGGTAACTCCAGGTAAATTCTACTGCGCCATAATTAGGCTTTTGAATGTAGTTACGCACCATTAAGCTAAATCTATGCTCATCGAGTCCGTACACCCCTGTAAACTCAAGGTTACCCATATAGTCCATTATATCTGGGTTATCATCGCCACTCGGAGAGGTTGGGGTTTCTTTTTCATCTTCAGGTATACGCCACCACGCTTTAGCTTCAAGCGCAAATGGCCCTGAATCGAATATCATCATGCCGTATAAGCGATTCCAGCTCCTGGATAATGATCCTGCTTGCCCATTTGATTGGTGTACGGCGCCGACCCCCCAAAAAGAGTTCTGTAAAGGCCCCACTTGCCAATCATTAGTGAAGATCATGAATATTTCAGGCTCATGATTGGTTTCTCTAAACGGCGAAGATATTTCTTTGTTATACACCTGCCAGTACGACTGGTTGGTGTATGCTGCAAACAGGTGGCCATTATCGCCAAATACATTGTGCCAGAGCGGAAATTTAAAACTTATTTGAAACTTGGCTTCTACATTATCCATCGTAAACGGGGTGTCTTTAACTTCTTCAGCAAAAGGTTCCATATTAGGAGAGGAGTTGTAAGTCACCGGAAGAATGTAGTTAACCTTGTGTGGTGTAATGACATAAGGCAAGTCGGCAGTTGCAATTTCTTTAGAGACTCGCGCTGCCACCAATGATGTTTGTTTTTTGACTTCAATATCTTCTGTTTTGCTAGCGACCTCTGTTGGCTCTGCTTTCGTCGTTGCTGCAAACGACGCAAAAGAGCAGCCCAAACCCATAGACAATAATAGCGTGCCTAGCTTATTCATAATATTCCCAAAAGTTGTTAAAACTGCGCTTCTTTTTGTTTGTCGCAATTCTACCTAGCTATCTCTGTGTTTAACAGTGCTATAGCAAGCTGGCAACTTAACACTCGGTAAATAGGTGAAGTGACTACCACTGTGATATCAACGCGGGTTTTGAAACCCGCCTCTAGATCTAAATGCGATAACTTAGTGCCAAATTGTAAAGTGTGTATTTTCTGCTTTGTATAGGCTTTATCAAGGGTTTAGGTTTAAGCTTCTGATTAATATACGTTTAATGCTTTATTTTAATGTATTGGTGAATACAATTAATTTCTTAATAACTAAAAGTTATAAGTGATCTGAATTTTCTATTTATTATGGAATAAGAGGGCGGCTATATTCAGGTCATCAAATTAGAGTGAGGTAGCGTGATGGAGATTGTATCTTTACCGGGTCAAGCCGCAGGAGGAAAGGTGTGGCTAGTGGGTGCCGGCCCTGGTGATGTGGATCTGCTAACGGTTAAAGCATACCGTGTATTGCAATCAGCGGATGTGGTGCTGTACGACGCTTTAGTGAGTCAGGACATCATGGCCCTCATTCCAAGTAAAGCTGAAAAAATCGCGGTGGGTAAGCGTGCGGGTAAGCATAGCGCGGCGCAAAGCGAAATTAATCAATTACTGGTCACCAAGGCGTTTACTCGTAAAAATGTGGTCCGTCTTAAAGGTGGCGATCCTTTTATTTTTGGGCGGGGCGGTGAAGAGTTACAAACGATTGTTGAGTCTGGCCTCGAGTTTGAAGTCGTACCAGGGATCACCGCAGCAAGCGGCACCGCAGCATATGCAGGCATCCCGTTGACTCATCGAGATTACGCCCAGGGTGTGAGCTTTATTACCGGTCATTGCCAATTAGCGAGTCGGCCGATGGACTGGCAAGGATACGCCAACCCGAATAATACCTTAGTCGTGTATATGGGGATCCTTAACGCCAACATTATTAAAGCGGGTTTACTTGATGCCGGACGTTCACCTAATACCCCTGTTGCTATTGTTTCCAAAGCGACCACTCAGGAACAGCGAACATTCATTGGCACATTAGAGAATATTGAGCAATTAGCGGCAGATCCAGAATTAGTGATGCCCGCATTGATGGTGATAGGTGAGGTGGTTGAACTCGCTGATAGCCTGAATTGGTTTAAGCCTCAAGGTGTGCAGAGTCGCGAAGCAAGCTTAACAACACAAATTAAATAGATGTGCTTAGCACAATCGATTCAAGAAGACGGAGAATTAGCATGGCCGCCAAAGAGTTAAGCCATTTACAACAATTAGAAGCTGAGAGCATTCAGATTATTCGCGAAGTTGCGGCAGAGTTTGATAACCCAGTAATGATGTATTCCATCGGTAAAGACTCCTCTGTGATGCTGCATTTAGCACGCAAGGCTTTCTATCCGGGGAAGATCCCTTTTCCTTTACTGCATGTGGATACCGATTGGAAGTTCAAAGAGATGATCGCATTTCGTGATGCTCAGGCCAAGGAGTTTGGCTTTGAATTGCTGGTGCATAAAAATCCTGACGGTATCGCGATGGGGGTGGGTCCGTTTACGCATGGCAGTGCTAAGCATACCGACATCATGAAAACCCAAGGGCTTAAGCAAGCGTTGAACAAGTATGGTTTTGATGCCGCCTTTGGTGGTGCACGCCGCGATGAAGAGAAGTCTCGTGCTAAAGAACGAGTCTACTCATTCCGCGATAAGCACCACACATGGGATCCTAAAAACCAGCGTCCAGAGCTGTGGCGCACCTATAACGGTGCCGTCAATAAAGGTGAAAGCATCCGAGTATTCCCGCTTTCAAACTGGACGGAACTAGATATTTGGCAATATATCTACCAAGAAAACATAAAATTGGTACCACTTTATTTTGCCCAAAAGCGTCCTGTCGTTGAGCGTGATGGCATGATGATTATGGTTGATGATGACAGACTGCCTTTAGAAGAGGGTGAAACGGTTAAAAATGAATTAGTGCGATTTAGAACCCTAGGTTGCTACCCATTAACGGGAGCGATGCATTCAGAAGCTGACACGCTTGAGAAGATCATCGAAGAGATGCTGCTAACACGTTCTAGTGAGCGTGAGGGCCGACTTATCGATTCAGATCAAAGTGCATCGATGGAACTTAAAAAGCGCCAAGGCTACTTCTAGGCGCGGTAAGTGCTAAGCATTGTCAGATTTCAAAGGAATTAATCATGAACCAAGCAGTCAATAACAACACCCGCTTAGCCGCTGAGCTAGAAGATTTAGGGGTGAAGGAATATTTAGCGCAGCAGCAACATAAAGGCATGTTGCGCTTTCTAACGTGCGGCAGTGTCGATGATGGTAAAAGTACCCTGATAGGACGTTTACTGCATGACAGTGCCCAAATATATGAAGATCAACTCGCAACTTTAAAGAGTGATAGTGCCAAAATGGGCACCACCGGTGATGAGATTGACCTGGCATTACTCGTTGATGGCTTGCAAGCTGAGCGTGAGCAAGGCATTACCATTGATGTTGCTTACCGCTATTTTTCAACCGACAAACGTAAGTTTATTATTGCCGATACACCGGGCCATGAGCAGTACACCCGTAATATGGCCACGGGTGCCTCTACTTGTGACTTAGCCGTCATTTTGGTTGATGCGCGTTATGGGGTGCAAACACAGACTCGCCGTCACGCTTTTATTGCCTCGCAGCTGGGTCTACGTCACTTTGTGGTAGCCATCAATAAAATGGACTTGCTCGGCTTTGACGAAAAAGTCTTTAATGACATCAAAGCTGACTTTGCCGAGTTTGCTGCGCAGTTAGGTGACATCGATATTCGTTATGTACCACTATCGGCTTTAAAAGGCGATAACGTGGTCGATCGCAGTACACAAACGCCTTGGTATAAAGATGGCACGCTACTGGAGCTATTGGAAACCATAGACACCCGCCGTGAATTAAACAGCTTACCGGTACGTTTTCCAGTGCAATATGTATTGCGCCCCGATCTCGATTTTAGAGGCTTCTCTGGCACGGTATCATCAGGTGTTATTAAAGTGGGCGACGAGCTGGTGGCCCTACCATCAGGTAAGCGCAGTAAAGTTGAACGTATCGTTACATTCGATGGTGATTTGAGTGAAGCGATCGCGGGTCAAGCGGTGACGCTAACGCTAGAAGATGAAATTGATATTTCTCGTGGT
This window of the Shewanella sp. Choline-02u-19 genome carries:
- a CDS encoding LysE family translocator encodes the protein MSFSAWLGLLAICCLGAMSPGPSLAMVVRHTLGGGRTKGIICAWAHSIGIGVYALVTLLGLAVVLKKAPMVFNAIAIIGALYLAYMGVQALRSKGGMSDKLAAGKSTDALTAARDGLAISLFNPKIMLFFLALFSQFVMVADNMTAKGLIVLTPLIVDGLWYTLIALVLSHSAVLPKLREKAALIDKLSGVVLILLAIRVLASL
- a CDS encoding DUF3144 domain-containing protein gives rise to the protein MSEAKKETTIFEIADQFIALANEISATEQDVGKVGTGLRFAAARFNAFEASLKSADLAAEKDNAVEWFGNEYKEMLKDNIEDHIKNPSQPKAEEPAKDDSVQQFNS
- a CDS encoding prepilin-type N-terminal cleavage/methylation domain-containing protein — translated: MDLIVTKSKRHHGFTLIELIVAIIILGIIAIIAMPKFINLRQDAETATHEATGGAFKGGITLANVKWAAAGNSGPADNLQVFGGGASGQLDINLWGFPAQNYPPLESSPRLNNTNDCMSVWRTILEDAPLVSNSADTVDAVYRAVYQGPDQCYFYYLPEQTMSIYYDSRDGSVITDSDPNS
- a CDS encoding type II secretion system protein; the encoded protein is MLYSSTVKPQSGFTLIELVVVIIILGILAVVAVPKFVNISEDAQVSMVKGTGGAFKSGVDLARAVWAVKVGSGPAEDLPVFGTAQDGEVDFNANGWPAQHYSQGNEASPALDNVEDCISVWEVLFQGDEPSVSDNANTNETHYKATYTNATCTFSYRDNTNLSIRYDSNLGSVTVDSDPSS
- the ung gene encoding uracil-DNA glycosylase, yielding MTINSTWKTFIQAQQQQDYYMALETFVEAERTAGKVIFPPKEQILSAFEYTPLNEVRVVLIGQDPYHGPNQAHGLCFSVQKGVKVPPSLVNMYKELASDIDGFTIPEHGNLLPWAQQGVLMLNTVLTVEQGKAHSHAKSGWEMFTQNVLLHLNEQPQPIIFVLWGAHAKKKGKVITAGHHQIVSGPHPSPLSAYRGFFGCKHFSHVNQLLEQQGSTAINWQV
- a CDS encoding 5-formyltetrahydrofolate cyclo-ligase, with the protein product MPQTPTPKISPQKIARSHAKTPAVTSPKAIRQAIRVARRNLSSVQQSIFANTAAIKALQKLKQLKADKVALYLTNDGELDTQVLIKTLWQQGIHVYLPRLHPFTAGNLIFLRYDEDTTVEKNSLGIWEPHLDITQMILPHQLDVVITPLVAFDDQGNRMGMGGGYYDRTLANWQTCGKPFPIGYAHDCQLVTKLACEHWDVPLPFIITPSKNYSFD
- a CDS encoding PA4780 family RIO1-like protein kinase, producing the protein MKTPKRLQPLVDEGLIDEVVRPLMSGKEADVYIVRCGDDVRCAKIYKEADKRSFKKAVEYREGRKGRNSRRTRAMEKGSNYGRQEQENAWQNAEVDALYRLADAGVRVPQPYGCFDGVLLMELVTDDAGFVAPRLNDISLTEEMAIAHHYQVMKDVQRMLCAGLIHGDLSEFNVLLDDKGPVIIDLPQAVDAAANNNAKRMLLRDVNNMTQYYGQFAPSVLKTKYAQEMWLKFESGDLSADSELTGEFIESEHTADINAVLEEIQAAFEEEQERKERISDAAEQDEY
- a CDS encoding S41 family peptidase, whose translation is MTVSFKSIVVLFVLMMGISAAQLIRLSFFPHTASYTLSPAQQRQDINQLLAVINQKSSFAAFDPAQKYIFNQQAQRLLSANLQPSNAVNFQVKLQRWISYLNDPATSISLPNRAKQLTDIKQLPGQLYYDGQHWLVYTAENSLFNEEFPFLTHMDGLPMQRWQKAAQRYIPDSIKLSIKEQSHWLHGINQLRLDIGLTTSNSIVLTFTNTEGDNTQREVALVSRNQQQENIQQPTAAAMAASSSSQHVIRYPENIKLSPHILEQLALSKPEQDLILDIRHLNVPDTALTQWLQRQFAPQSVAYSSAIGLMKYKRYPHSSTKLFSTKNIVPIKELHFFEQVNLEALGFDNHIQDSISFSQWLVRRLVNNREENQSKQRKLVLIVDSSCQQECEWLALMASAWPNVQLIGERTRGSLSPRHYASLTQSGIKVSFSAALVYSPQGKLVSGIGIRPTIDLNDLALNHENIRHLITAKSNSPTHASSANALTTAKRSP
- a CDS encoding phospholipase A; protein product: MNKLGTLLLSMGLGCSFASFAATTKAEPTEVASKTEDIEVKKQTSLVAARVSKEIATADLPYVITPHKVNYILPVTYNSSPNMEPFAEEVKDTPFTMDNVEAKFQISFKFPLWHNVFGDNGHLFAAYTNQSYWQVYNKEISSPFRETNHEPEIFMIFTNDWQVGPLQNSFWGVGAVHQSNGQAGSLSRSWNRLYGMMIFDSGPFALEAKAWWRIPEDEKETPTSPSGDDNPDIMDYMGNLEFTGVYGLDEHRFSLMVRNYIQKPNYGAVEFTWSYPIMGNLRLYTQYFNGYGESLIDYNSHNQRIGIGISINDIL
- the cobA gene encoding uroporphyrinogen-III C-methyltransferase produces the protein MEIVSLPGQAAGGKVWLVGAGPGDVDLLTVKAYRVLQSADVVLYDALVSQDIMALIPSKAEKIAVGKRAGKHSAAQSEINQLLVTKAFTRKNVVRLKGGDPFIFGRGGEELQTIVESGLEFEVVPGITAASGTAAYAGIPLTHRDYAQGVSFITGHCQLASRPMDWQGYANPNNTLVVYMGILNANIIKAGLLDAGRSPNTPVAIVSKATTQEQRTFIGTLENIEQLAADPELVMPALMVIGEVVELADSLNWFKPQGVQSREASLTTQIK
- the cysD gene encoding sulfate adenylyltransferase subunit CysD, whose translation is MAAKELSHLQQLEAESIQIIREVAAEFDNPVMMYSIGKDSSVMLHLARKAFYPGKIPFPLLHVDTDWKFKEMIAFRDAQAKEFGFELLVHKNPDGIAMGVGPFTHGSAKHTDIMKTQGLKQALNKYGFDAAFGGARRDEEKSRAKERVYSFRDKHHTWDPKNQRPELWRTYNGAVNKGESIRVFPLSNWTELDIWQYIYQENIKLVPLYFAQKRPVVERDGMMIMVDDDRLPLEEGETVKNELVRFRTLGCYPLTGAMHSEADTLEKIIEEMLLTRSSEREGRLIDSDQSASMELKKRQGYF
- the cysN gene encoding sulfate adenylyltransferase subunit CysN, with protein sequence MNQAVNNNTRLAAELEDLGVKEYLAQQQHKGMLRFLTCGSVDDGKSTLIGRLLHDSAQIYEDQLATLKSDSAKMGTTGDEIDLALLVDGLQAEREQGITIDVAYRYFSTDKRKFIIADTPGHEQYTRNMATGASTCDLAVILVDARYGVQTQTRRHAFIASQLGLRHFVVAINKMDLLGFDEKVFNDIKADFAEFAAQLGDIDIRYVPLSALKGDNVVDRSTQTPWYKDGTLLELLETIDTRRELNSLPVRFPVQYVLRPDLDFRGFSGTVSSGVIKVGDELVALPSGKRSKVERIVTFDGDLSEAIAGQAVTLTLEDEIDISRGDLLSQVDNAPTLANQISADIAWMDEKQLQIGQLYDLKVAGKKLQATITNIEYLVDINTLERKDSDIIGLNDMARVTLELNEAIAIDPYTLIRDTGGMILIDRLSNATVAAVMAVSTAKTSKSASPFTDFELELNALIRKQYPHWQALDISKLEG